The following proteins are encoded in a genomic region of Oceanisphaera profunda:
- a CDS encoding carboxyl transferase domain-containing protein — MTILPDNINPQAPEFKAKHKAMAAEVALLNQLLADIAEGGGRDKQARHQQKGKLLARERIRELLDPGVPFLELSPLAAHQVYDEPVAAAGLVTGIGRVSGIECMIVANDATVKGGTYYPLTVKKHLRAQEIAERCRLPCIYLVDSGGAHLPSQAEVFPDRDHFGRIFFNQARMSAANIPQLAVVMGLCTAGGAYVPAMADESIIVRHQGTIFLGGPPLVRAATGEVVSAEELGGAEVHTQQSGVADHLAENDAHGLWLARRLVANLNRPALANPSKNPIQPRYPIEQLYGIVGTDLRKAMDVHAVIARLVDDSAFDEFKRDYGSSLVTGFAHLHGFAVGIIANNGILFSESALKGAHFIELCCQRGIPLLFLQNITGFMVGKKYEAEGIAKHGAKLVMAVACAQVPKITLIIGGSFGAGNYGMCGRAFAPDFLWMWPNARISVMGGEQAAGVLATVRRAASDKSKQQHQTPQWSESDEADFKARIIQNYEQEGHPWYASARLWDDGIIDPLDSRRVLAMSLAVALNRPIPNTQFGVFRM; from the coding sequence ATGACCATACTGCCTGATAATATTAATCCCCAAGCGCCCGAGTTTAAGGCCAAGCATAAGGCGATGGCAGCTGAGGTGGCATTACTAAACCAATTGCTGGCTGACATAGCCGAAGGGGGTGGCCGCGATAAACAAGCGCGCCATCAACAAAAAGGGAAGTTATTGGCTCGCGAGCGCATTCGCGAATTGCTGGACCCTGGCGTGCCTTTTTTAGAGTTGTCTCCGCTGGCCGCCCATCAGGTATACGACGAGCCCGTGGCGGCGGCGGGTTTGGTCACCGGCATAGGCCGCGTGAGTGGTATTGAGTGCATGATAGTGGCCAATGATGCTACGGTAAAAGGCGGCACTTATTATCCACTGACAGTGAAAAAACACCTGCGCGCCCAAGAAATTGCCGAACGTTGTCGCCTGCCTTGTATTTATTTGGTCGACTCCGGCGGCGCACATTTACCCAGTCAGGCAGAAGTGTTTCCGGATCGGGATCATTTTGGCCGCATATTTTTTAATCAAGCCCGCATGTCCGCCGCCAATATTCCCCAACTCGCCGTCGTGATGGGCCTGTGCACTGCAGGCGGTGCCTATGTGCCAGCCATGGCGGATGAATCTATTATTGTGCGCCACCAAGGCACCATTTTCTTAGGTGGGCCACCTTTGGTGCGCGCCGCCACCGGCGAGGTGGTGAGTGCCGAAGAATTAGGCGGCGCCGAGGTGCATACCCAACAGTCTGGGGTGGCGGATCATCTGGCAGAAAACGATGCCCATGGGCTCTGGCTGGCACGCCGTTTAGTGGCGAACTTAAATCGACCTGCATTAGCTAACCCGTCTAAAAACCCCATACAACCCCGTTATCCCATTGAGCAATTGTACGGCATAGTGGGAACTGATTTGCGCAAAGCCATGGATGTGCACGCCGTGATAGCGCGTTTGGTGGATGACTCGGCCTTCGATGAGTTTAAGCGCGATTATGGCAGTAGTCTGGTCACCGGCTTTGCGCATTTACACGGCTTTGCGGTGGGCATTATTGCCAACAATGGCATCTTGTTTAGCGAGTCGGCACTGAAAGGCGCGCACTTTATTGAGCTTTGTTGTCAACGCGGTATTCCTTTGCTGTTTTTGCAAAACATTACCGGCTTTATGGTGGGTAAAAAATATGAGGCCGAAGGTATCGCCAAGCACGGTGCCAAGTTGGTGATGGCGGTCGCTTGCGCTCAGGTGCCGAAAATCACGCTTATTATCGGCGGAAGTTTTGGCGCCGGTAATTACGGCATGTGCGGCCGCGCCTTTGCGCCCGATTTTTTATGGATGTGGCCTAACGCGCGTATTTCGGTGATGGGCGGCGAGCAAGCAGCTGGGGTATTGGCCACGGTGCGCCGCGCCGCCAGTGATAAGAGTAAGCAGCAACACCAAACACCCCAGTGGAGTGAGTCCGATGAAGCTGACTTTAAAGCGCGTATTATTCAAAACTACGAACAAGAAGGTCACCCTTGGTATGCCAGTGCGCGGCTGTGGGACGACGGCATCATAGACCCTCTCGACAGCCGGCGCGTGCTGGCCATGAGCTTAGCCGTGGCCCTTAATCGGCCCATTCCGAATACGCAATTTGGCGTGTTTCGCATGTAG
- a CDS encoding enoyl-CoA hydratase-related protein, which produces MSDPVLLVNHSRGLVELIFNRPEQGNALNEAMIDAMADALRHAARMPELRVLVIRAQGKHFSAGADLNWMQQAYQLTPEQNLAAARKLALLLQQIDTFSHPVLALVQGAAYGGALGIISCCDLVIAAADSRFCFSEVRLGLIAATISPYVLRAIGLRQARRYLLTAEVIAATTAEQLGLIHYMATPEQSLDEAADALIAGLLRNGPCALTATKQWLQDIADLPINSSLIDRSAQRLAEVRVSDEAQAGVHAFLQQQPPPWEDDNV; this is translated from the coding sequence ATGAGCGATCCGGTATTACTCGTCAATCACAGCCGCGGCCTAGTTGAGCTAATATTCAATCGGCCCGAGCAAGGTAATGCGCTAAACGAGGCCATGATTGACGCCATGGCCGACGCTTTACGCCACGCCGCTCGCATGCCTGAATTACGCGTATTAGTGATCCGAGCCCAAGGTAAGCACTTTAGCGCTGGCGCCGATCTTAACTGGATGCAACAGGCTTACCAGTTAACCCCTGAACAAAATTTAGCGGCGGCACGAAAACTCGCCCTGCTATTGCAACAAATCGACACCTTTTCCCATCCGGTGCTGGCACTGGTGCAAGGCGCGGCCTATGGCGGCGCCTTGGGAATTATTAGCTGCTGTGACTTAGTGATAGCCGCCGCTGACAGTCGCTTTTGCTTTAGTGAAGTGCGCTTAGGGCTGATTGCCGCCACCATTAGCCCCTATGTATTGCGTGCCATCGGCCTGCGCCAAGCGAGGCGCTATTTATTAACCGCCGAAGTGATAGCGGCGACCACCGCTGAGCAGTTGGGTTTAATTCATTACATGGCCACGCCAGAGCAGAGCTTAGATGAAGCGGCGGATGCGCTTATTGCAGGCTTACTGCGCAATGGGCCTTGTGCGCTAACGGCGACCAAGCAATGGCTGCAAGACATTGCCGACCTGCCCATTAATAGCTCCTTGATTGATCGCAGCGCCCAACGCTTAGCCGAGGTACGCGTCAGCGACGAGGCACAAGCTGGCGTTCACGCTTTCTTGCAACAACAGCCCCCACCTTGGGAGGATGACAATGTCTGA
- a CDS encoding acetyl/propionyl/methylcrotonyl-CoA carboxylase subunit alpha has translation MSDATPARLFNKVLIANRGEIACRIIRTCRRLGISTVAVYSAADTEALHVTLADEAWYLGPAPAADSYLRPDLLLNIAKASGAEAIHPGYGFLSENADFAQACAEQSIVFIGPPAAAISAMGSKSAAKNLMTAAGVPVVPGFHEDEQDPIHLRQAAERCGFPLLLKAVAGGGGKGMRLVLQLSEFDEALAAAKREAKAAFGDDVMLLERYLPEARHIEVQVFCDQFGQGVYLADRDCSVQRRQQKVLEEAPAPNLAPHIAAAMGEAAVRAAQAIDYCGAGTVEFLYLDDGQFFFMEMNTRLQVEHPVTELVTGLDLVDWQLQIAAGLPLPLSQDQVRIHGHAIEARIYAEDPAQQFLPASGSLHYLHEPQTDNPSHVTPDAIIRLDTGVRQGDSIGIYYDPLIAKLIVWAPTREGALHHLARALAQYRIGGVRTNIGFLSRLVASPALYSAELHTRFIAEHEAELFAPAPLSRSQQLALVGVFLLLSESAAQADTSPFAGNQGWWLNMPTRRQFELVQDAQRYPLVISPLSDSLQTNTWQVQLEETQHQLSARLNEDRLDATVDQVPLRCYVARYEHELWMFYQGQRFDIQLYQPHFDSNIQAAADSLTAPMPGVISQLKVAVGDKVAAGQTLLIMEAMKMEHAIRAPTAGNVAELYYAQGCQVAAGCELLRLESD, from the coding sequence ATGTCTGATGCCACTCCTGCTCGCTTGTTTAACAAAGTCTTGATTGCCAATCGTGGCGAAATTGCCTGTCGCATTATTCGTACCTGCCGTCGGCTGGGCATTAGCACCGTGGCCGTGTATTCCGCCGCCGACACTGAGGCCTTGCATGTCACCTTGGCCGATGAAGCCTGGTATTTAGGCCCTGCTCCCGCTGCCGACAGTTATTTACGGCCAGATTTATTGTTGAACATCGCCAAGGCCAGCGGTGCTGAGGCCATACATCCGGGTTACGGTTTTTTATCGGAAAATGCCGACTTTGCTCAGGCCTGTGCCGAGCAAAGTATCGTTTTTATTGGCCCACCAGCAGCAGCAATTAGCGCCATGGGCTCAAAGTCTGCCGCTAAAAACTTAATGACCGCCGCCGGAGTGCCTGTAGTGCCGGGCTTTCATGAGGATGAGCAAGACCCAATACATTTGCGCCAAGCGGCCGAGCGTTGTGGCTTTCCGCTATTACTTAAAGCGGTGGCGGGTGGCGGCGGTAAAGGCATGCGTTTGGTGCTGCAACTGAGTGAATTTGATGAGGCGCTGGCAGCCGCCAAACGCGAAGCCAAGGCGGCCTTTGGTGACGATGTCATGCTCTTGGAGCGCTATCTTCCAGAGGCCCGCCATATAGAAGTACAAGTGTTTTGCGATCAATTTGGCCAAGGGGTTTATTTGGCCGATCGCGACTGTTCTGTGCAAAGGCGCCAGCAAAAGGTGCTTGAAGAAGCGCCTGCGCCTAACTTGGCCCCACACATAGCGGCGGCTATGGGTGAGGCGGCGGTGCGCGCCGCACAGGCCATCGATTATTGCGGCGCTGGCACGGTGGAGTTTTTATATCTCGACGATGGCCAGTTTTTCTTTATGGAAATGAACACCCGCTTGCAAGTGGAGCATCCCGTCACCGAACTGGTCACCGGGTTAGACTTAGTCGATTGGCAGTTACAAATTGCCGCCGGCCTGCCCTTACCGCTTAGCCAAGATCAAGTGCGGATCCACGGCCATGCCATAGAGGCACGCATTTATGCAGAAGATCCCGCTCAGCAGTTTTTGCCAGCCAGCGGCAGCTTGCACTATTTGCATGAGCCACAAACGGATAACCCCAGTCATGTCACGCCTGACGCGATAATCCGCCTCGATACCGGTGTGCGCCAAGGCGACAGTATCGGCATTTATTACGATCCCTTGATCGCCAAGTTGATCGTTTGGGCGCCCACTCGCGAGGGTGCTCTGCACCATTTAGCCCGCGCACTGGCGCAATATCGCATTGGTGGTGTGCGTACCAATATAGGTTTTTTAAGCCGTTTGGTCGCCAGCCCCGCGCTATATAGCGCTGAGTTACACACCCGCTTTATTGCCGAGCACGAGGCAGAGCTGTTTGCGCCCGCTCCCTTAAGCCGCTCGCAACAGCTGGCCTTAGTCGGCGTGTTTTTACTGTTAAGCGAGTCAGCAGCACAAGCGGATACTTCACCCTTTGCTGGCAATCAGGGCTGGTGGCTAAATATGCCCACTCGGCGCCAATTCGAGTTAGTGCAAGATGCGCAAAGATACCCACTGGTGATCAGCCCTCTCTCCGACTCTCTGCAGACAAATACTTGGCAAGTACAGCTTGAAGAGACCCAGCACCAGCTGAGCGCTCGTTTAAACGAAGACCGACTGGATGCGACAGTGGATCAAGTACCGCTGCGCTGTTACGTGGCGCGTTATGAGCATGAGCTGTGGATGTTTTATCAAGGGCAGCGCTTTGATATCCAGCTATATCAGCCTCATTTTGACTCAAATATTCAAGCGGCGGCCGACAGCTTAACGGCCCCCATGCCCGGGGTGATTAGTCAACTTAAGGTGGCGGTGGGCGATAAGGTAGCGGCGGGCCAAACGCTGTTAATTATGGAGGCGATGAAGATGGAGCATGCTATTCGCGCCCCGACTGCCGGCAACGTCGCTGAGCTTTATTATGCACAAGGCTGCCAAGTAGCCGCAGGCTGTGAGCTACTGCGCTTAGAGAGCGATTGA
- a CDS encoding hydroxymethylglutaryl-CoA lyase has translation MPTDSVTLVEMAPRDGLQNEALLVSTAIKIELIERLARSGLTRIEAASFVSPKWVPQMADGQAVLLGIKRQPQVSYGALTPNLQGLKAALVAGADQVAVFTAASESFCQHNINASIATSLDRFAPLLALAKQSQIPVRGYVSTALDCPYEGAVSPTAVAKVARDLYQLGCDEISLGDTLGTGTPQRVIAMLHAVSQEVPMAQLAVHFHDTYGQALANVYAALEQGIRIIDSSVAGLGGCPYAPGAAGNLATEDLVYLLEGLGLKTGVSLASLVQTGRWISTQLGRRNGSKVGLAWMK, from the coding sequence ATGCCCACAGACTCGGTAACCTTAGTCGAAATGGCACCGCGAGATGGCTTACAAAACGAAGCCCTGTTAGTGTCGACCGCCATTAAAATTGAGCTGATTGAGCGACTGGCTCGTAGTGGCTTAACCCGTATTGAAGCGGCCAGCTTTGTTTCGCCCAAATGGGTGCCACAAATGGCCGATGGCCAAGCGGTGCTGCTGGGCATTAAACGCCAACCCCAAGTAAGTTACGGCGCACTCACGCCGAATCTGCAAGGCTTAAAGGCGGCGTTAGTGGCGGGAGCCGACCAAGTAGCGGTGTTTACTGCCGCCTCCGAGTCCTTTTGCCAACACAATATCAATGCTTCTATCGCCACTAGCCTAGACCGTTTCGCCCCGCTGCTGGCGCTGGCCAAGCAATCTCAGATACCGGTACGCGGCTATGTATCAACCGCTCTCGACTGCCCCTATGAAGGTGCTGTCTCCCCCACCGCCGTGGCCAAGGTTGCCCGCGACTTATATCAGCTAGGTTGTGATGAAATTTCATTGGGCGACACCTTAGGTACAGGTACACCGCAGCGGGTGATTGCCATGCTGCATGCAGTAAGTCAGGAGGTGCCAATGGCGCAGCTGGCGGTACATTTTCACGATACCTACGGCCAAGCGTTGGCCAATGTCTATGCCGCTCTGGAACAAGGAATACGCATTATTGACAGCTCAGTGGCCGGACTTGGTGGCTGCCCTTACGCTCCGGGGGCCGCGGGTAATCTCGCTACCGAGGACTTAGTGTATTTATTAGAGGGTTTAGGGCTTAAGACCGGCGTTAGTTTGGCGTCATTAGTGCAAACCGGCCGCTGGATAAGTACCCAGCTAGGCCGACGTAACGGATCTAAAGTAGGCTTAGCTTGGATGAAATGA
- a CDS encoding carbon starvation CstA family protein, protein MLIFFISITILILGYKFYGPFVEKQAGIDPTVATPQQRLDDGVDYVAISPAKAFLIQFLNIAGVGPIFGPILGAIYGPVALVWIVIGNVLGGAIHDYFSGVMSLKEDGKSLPEIAGHYYNVVFKGVMLVFTCMLLFFVGVVFIMSPAGLLSNLSYFEGTFLAGNSFWVLLILGYYFLATLLPIDKIITKLYPIFGLLMIVMTTLIAGALLLEAPHLPQVGDIFSYFDNHDHADLLTPNPDGAPIWPLLFLTITCGAISGFHSTQSPMIARCLTNEKYARPVFYGAMMCEGIVACVWALAGIAAFPGGYVELKAMLAQGGPGLVVNHIATGYLGVVGGVMAILAVAIFPITSGDTAFRSLRLTIMDAFNISQTTLHRLALSLPLLGIAYLMTFLDFALIWRYFAFSNMLLSTSVLWLATKYLFDRGTVHWVASVPAVIGTAITVSYIVTAPIGFNLSPEYSKPIGVVTAVVCFIALVMQHKKRPVMAQ, encoded by the coding sequence ATGCTTATTTTCTTTATCAGTATTACTATATTAATACTCGGCTATAAATTTTACGGCCCCTTCGTTGAAAAACAAGCCGGCATAGACCCCACAGTAGCGACGCCTCAGCAGCGCTTAGATGATGGCGTTGACTACGTAGCCATCAGCCCTGCGAAAGCATTTTTAATTCAATTCTTAAATATTGCCGGTGTAGGACCCATTTTTGGCCCTATCTTAGGCGCCATCTACGGCCCCGTTGCCTTGGTATGGATAGTCATTGGTAACGTGCTCGGTGGTGCGATACACGACTACTTCTCTGGGGTAATGAGCCTGAAAGAAGACGGTAAAAGCTTGCCAGAAATTGCCGGACACTATTACAACGTAGTCTTCAAAGGTGTAATGCTGGTATTTACCTGCATGCTGCTGTTTTTTGTGGGCGTGGTTTTTATTATGAGCCCTGCTGGGCTATTGAGTAATTTATCCTACTTTGAGGGTACTTTTTTAGCCGGCAACAGCTTTTGGGTACTGCTTATTTTAGGCTATTACTTTTTAGCGACCTTGCTGCCGATCGATAAAATCATCACTAAGCTGTATCCAATATTTGGTTTGCTGATGATAGTGATGACCACCTTAATTGCCGGTGCCTTGTTATTAGAAGCGCCGCATTTGCCTCAGGTCGGTGACATTTTTTCATACTTTGACAATCATGATCATGCGGATTTATTAACACCTAATCCCGACGGTGCCCCCATCTGGCCGCTGCTATTTTTAACCATCACCTGTGGTGCCATTAGTGGTTTCCACTCCACTCAATCCCCAATGATTGCCCGTTGTCTGACCAATGAAAAATACGCACGCCCAGTGTTTTATGGCGCCATGATGTGTGAAGGCATAGTGGCATGTGTATGGGCTTTGGCAGGTATTGCGGCCTTCCCGGGTGGTTATGTAGAGTTAAAAGCCATGCTGGCTCAAGGTGGGCCCGGCTTAGTAGTGAATCATATTGCGACCGGTTATCTGGGCGTCGTGGGTGGCGTGATGGCTATTTTGGCGGTGGCAATCTTCCCGATTACCTCTGGTGACACGGCGTTTCGTTCACTGCGCTTAACCATTATGGATGCGTTTAATATTTCTCAAACCACCCTGCACAGATTGGCCTTATCACTGCCTTTATTAGGTATCGCCTATCTGATGACCTTCTTGGACTTTGCGTTAATTTGGCGCTACTTCGCTTTCTCCAATATGCTGCTTTCTACCAGTGTGTTGTGGTTAGCGACCAAGTATTTGTTCGACCGAGGCACTGTCCACTGGGTGGCCAGTGTTCCTGCGGTGATCGGCACGGCCATTACTGTGTCCTATATTGTAACCGCGCCCATTGGCTTCAACTTATCGCCTGAATACAGCAAGCCGATAGGTGTAGTAACGGCAGTCGTCTGCTTTATCGCCTTGGTGATGCAGCATAAGAAACGCCCTGTTATGGCTCAGTAA